The genomic segment GAGATGACCCTTCAAGGGCCGGAACTCTTGTTCGAGCAGGCCCTCTTTATTGCCGTGACCGGCGCCGACCTTTCGCCGACCACCGACGGCCTCGCCATTCCCATGTGGACCATGATCGCCATGAAGGCTGGAAGCCGGTTGCAGTTCGGGATGCGGCGGCAGGGCGCCCGCGCCTATCTCACAGTCGCCGGCGGCATCACCGGCCCGATGATACTGGGAAGTCTCTCGACCCATGTACGCAGTGGATTGGGCGGACTGGCAGGTCGAGCGGTGAAGAAATGGGATCAATTCAGCGTGGGACCCATTGTACGCGCAGACGCAGACTCCATAGGCCGCTCGTTACCGGAACCCTATCGGCCTCAGTATTCCAAGTTACCGACCGTGCGACTCATGCCGGGTCCGCAAACCGATTCCTTCATCGACGAAGCCATTCGATTGCTGACTGACCGTCCGTACCGGGTGACACCGGAATCCGACCGGATGGGATATCGCTTGGAGGGTGTGGAACTGCCGCATCGTATCTCGGCGGACATCGTCTCCGAAGCCGTGTGCGTCGGAAGTCTTCAAGTCCCGCCGAACCGACAACCGATTCTCCTGATGGCAGATTGTCAACCGACAGGCGGGTATGCGAAGCTCGCCATGATGATCAGCGCGGATCGTTCTCTCGCCGCGCAATTGGCCCCGGGCGATAGCCTCTCGTTTCGAATGGTCAGCGCACAGAAGGCATCTCAACTTCTTCGGTCGAAACGTAC from the Nitrospiraceae bacterium genome contains:
- a CDS encoding biotin-dependent carboxyltransferase; this translates as MPTKPPVIHVLHPGLFTTVQDLGRCGYQRCGVSVSGAMDAWALTVGNRLLGNPDGAAGLEMTLQGPELLFEQALFIAVTGADLSPTTDGLAIPMWTMIAMKAGSRLQFGMRRQGARAYLTVAGGITGPMILGSLSTHVRSGLGGLAGRAVKKWDQFSVGPIVRADADSIGRSLPEPYRPQYSKLPTVRLMPGPQTDSFIDEAIRLLTDRPYRVTPESDRMGYRLEGVELPHRISADIVSEAVCVGSLQVPPNRQPILLMADCQPTGGYAKLAMMISADRSLAAQLAPGDSLSFRMVSAQKASQLLRSKRTDLDRILPPCRS